The genomic region TGCGGTTCGAAGTTtaattcctaacatttcacctgatgccggacacagatgcaggtgaaacgcagggaacaagatctaccagatcacggccaaacagcccgaaaacccacaacaaccaagctAGAAAAtgttaagggagcagcagtgatgagtggctaagaggaggtgcacgctgatctgaggaactggtttgattcccagctctgccacttgagctgtgggaggcttatctggggaattcagattagcctgtgcactcccacacacgccagctgggtgaccttgccatCAATGTTCTTTGAgtttcagctcccacccacctcacagggtgtttgttgtgaggggaagggcaaggagattgtaagccccttggagtctccctgcaggagagaaaagggggatataaccaaactcctctgctgctgctgccgcttcttcttcttcttctcttcttcttcttcttcttcttcttcttcttcttcttcttcttcttcttcttcttcttcttcttctcttcttcttcctcatagaAAACCATGGGTGGAGAGATCAGAACCTAAATGTTCttaaaagtttgtgtgtgtgggagtggtgGCATTGCCTCCCCTATCAAAACTTTGCAGTCATCTCAAGAATGCTAAGGGAATAAGGGAGGTGGCCTGTGGGTGAATTCAGCTACCTCACTTTGACTGGACAACATGCTCTGAGTCATGTGGTAGAAATGAAGTGATCAATGGTTAAGCAACCAAACAGCTGGTCTCAGAGACTCAACTGAAAAATTCATGATTTTGGGCCTTGTTCTGAAAGGGGTCTCCAGACCTGGTAAGATGTTCGTGTTGCCCCCACAAGGGGACCCGCCCCATTGCCGCTCATCCCATCCTGCACGATAGAAAGTTTCCAAAGTCCACTCTCACACTCAAATTTGACTTCAAAAATCATTTGGATTTACAACAACGAGGGGAACAGTGAGAGAAGGAAGCTGAAAAAGGAATTTCAAGAGGAGTCAGATCCCCAGAGGAGGATATTATAAACCACACACTGAATGCCTCTCCCTGTCAGAAATGTGCTATTGTCGAAGTCTGAGAGGATGTTCGGAAATGAAATCCACTCCACATCAAGCGAAGCCAagtaaaggcaaaaaaaaaaaaagacgccTATTTGAAAATGGAAGGTTTGCTCCTTTATCCCTTCTTTTACCCAGAGAGGATCTCGCAGGCGGTAGAGGAACCACGCCTATGGAGGGAAATCTCAGCATCGCTCTGCAAAAGGAAGCCAGCCTACCAATATTTCCTCTGAGTCCTTTGAGTAGGTCAGCAAGCATTTAGATAAGAGTCATCTGGTCTATATCATAGGccctgcaacttgtggctctccagatgttcctgatcagcaattcccatcagccctcccaGCATGGCTTAATTccttggctgatgggaatcttctGTAGTCCAcaggaacatctgagagccacaggttgcagacctctgatctttACTTGACATCCTCAAAAGGCTTTGACAAGGTTCCTCACCAAAGAGGCCTGGGTAAACATGGCCTACGAAGACAGGTCCTCTTTGGGGTGACATCTCCCACGGCTAAATGGCAGGAAGCATGGATAGTTCTCCCAATAGAGGGAAATAAGCAGTGGGGTTTTCACCACCAAAGAGcccagctcggggggggggggcgggcgggagaGGGGGGGCTGAAACTAGAACCGGTCCTGAAACTAGAACTATTTAACCCACAAGGACCGGTCCTGAAACTAGAACTATTTAACcttgttagctttaaaaagggcttggacagatttatggaggagaagtcgatctatggctacaaatcttgatcctctttgatctgagattgcaaatgccttaacagtccaggtgctcgggagcagcagcctaTAGGCCACTGTTTCACCTCCCGCAGGTGAgccccccaaaggcacctgcggGCCACTCATGAAAAGCAGAGCTGACCAGGatgactctggcctgatccagctggcttgttcttatgttcttatgtttggaaTTGACTGTGTCATGGCCAAGTGTGCAGATGACGCCCGTTCGTTCAGGATGGTTTGTGAAGGACTCTGGAAGAAGACGTCCCAGTTAGGTGAGCCAGTGACAACGTGGACGTTTAGGTTAGTGCAGGTGCATGTTAGAACATAACATTCTAATTTTAAATATTGATGTTTGGGGGTCTGGAGGAGCTGAGATTGGGTCTGGGGGTCGTGGTGGAAAACTCAATGAAAAAGTTGACCCGCTGTGTGCGTGGCAGGGGTGAAAAACAGCACCTGAGGGGTATTAGGAAAAGGATGTGTGTGGATAAATGGTGCACTTATGAGGCCTTTGCGTAAGGCTGCAGGGCGGGTTCCTGGCTGGAGTGCGTGTGGCCATTTCTGGCTCTACCATCTTCGAGAAAGGACACCACAGAGCTAGAGAAAGTAGTGCAGAATGCAACCAAGACGATGAAGGAGTGGCGGCAGCAACTTCCCTACAAAGCTGAGGAGTCCGGGACCTTTTAGCTTAGTAAAAAAAAGAAGCTAGAAGGGGGAGATATGAAACGGGGTTATTTGATTGTGTGAAtgtgtggtggagggggggggatagaggcagctccccctccaccccccaatccTTTAATACTTGAACTAGCAGCCACCAAGTTTCATGGATGGGCAGCAGATTTAGGACAGACAATGGTGACATTAGATGTTAGGTTTAGGTTGGGAAGtcatagcattttctcctgaggtttcgcctgcatctgtgactggcatcttctgtggctggcatctcctctgaagatgccagctacagatgcaggtgaaacgtcaggagaaaatgctactggaacacagccatacaccctggaaaccccacaacactccggctgtgaaagtcttcaacaatacagtggAGACACTTCTGTACTCCATAACAAATTAAACTGAGGAACTCACTGCCAGTGGAGGTCATGAGCAGAGATTGGGtgagaggcagcaaacctctgaattccGGTGGGTCAACAGGTAATCCCGGGGAGCCGGGCCTTCTCGCCCCTGTGCCTCCAGAGCGTTCTGGTGAACTGGCGGTGGGCTACCATGGGAGGCAAGAGGCTGGACTGGACGGCCTTCTGGGTTCGATCCAGCAGGGATCGTCTTCTGCACGGACGGCCTCAGCAAGTGGGGAACGGAGCAGTCCAGCGaaagggggccgggggggagggggcagtcgaACGGAGCCACTCCAGAAAAGCTgcagctcaatggcagagcatggGCTTTGTGTGCGGAAAGCctgaggttcaatccctggcaacaACATCTCCAgccaaaaggaccaggcaggagacgGAGGgaaaggtctccgccgcagaagacCCTGCAGAGTCAGGACAGGTCTGCCCAGCCAAGAGGGGACCTGACTGGAGGGACTGACCCGGGTCTGGCTCAGGTACCTTTGTGGGGGCTGCAGTGTTGTCTGGTGGTCGACCATCTCATAACCCtaacccccatcccacccccagaagaCAATGTGGCTTGTCCAAGGCAAGGTCGGGCGGGGGCCCTGGACGAGAAAAGCCACGCTTGTCTCGGGTAAGCGGGGGCTCTGTTGGCCCTTAAGGGGTCTTTTGGTGCCTGATGACATCAGTTCATCTTGAGCCTCACTGAGAAAGGGGGGGCTGGGAATAAAGTGGGTGAAGACacccagcagcccccccccccgcgctcccCGGGGGGTTGGCAAGTGCAGGGCGACGGCTGCTGCTTCTCTCAGCCTGTGCCCGGtgcaagcagccccccccccccggaggaccGGTCTGCCTCTTAACACCagcagctccttcctctccccaggccgagccccccccccccacccgccaagCGGGAGCGACTCGGCCGCCCGGGGGGCTGGCGGGGCTGGGCGCCCtctggccgggggcggggggcgccttTCTGCAGGCGGGCCCAGGGCCGGTCTCGCGGGAGTTCAAAGCGGGAGGGCGGAGGGCCGCCGGGCTGCCGGGGAGAGGGGCTGTCCTGCGCCTCGCCCCCGGCAGGTAGCAGCCAAGGGCCGGCCCTCGGCGAGGGGCCGGGCGGCGAGTGGCCAGGTGGGCGGGGTCGGCTGCCGGGCGTCCTCCCTGCCGCCGGGGGGGCAGCGGGTGGCAGGGCGGGAGGGCCGGCGCGGGGAGGGCTCACCAGGGGCGCAGGAGCCCGGCAGCCTCGCTCGCTGGCTCCCACTCGCTGGCTGGCTGGTGCTGCGGAGCGCACAGCGGGCGCGCGGGGCGGGCGGCGATCCTGACGGCCGGCGAGGAGGAGGCGAGCGTCTCTGGGCCCTGCCCGCAGCacctgcgcccccccccgcccgccgcccCCCGAGATGCCCAACTTCTCCGGCCACTGGAAGATGAAGAGCTCCGAGAACTTCGAGGACCTGCTCAAGGCGCTGGGTGAgccgaggggagggggaggctttgccggggggggggcgctgctgacccacccccaccccgggcggTGAGAGCCGGCCTGAAGCCCCTGGTGCTGGCCCGTTTCTGGGTCTTCCGGAGGCCCGCCGGGGTTGTCCATCCAGTACAGCGCTCGGTGGAGCCTCCATGGCCAGGCGCAGTACACCTTGGGCAGTGCCCGTCGCCGGTGGGATTCCCGCAGAGGCCTCGCGGGGGAGGGGCCGCCTGGCCCGACCTGACCCCGCCGAGCGGATGCGCGAGTCTGAGTGCCCGCGGGCTGGCCCGGCTCCCCTCGGGCAGGAGGCCGGCGGAAGCAGACTCTCTTGGCTCTCCGGCCCAGGGactgaaggggagggggctcccTCTGTCCTCCGGCCACTGCGGGCCTGGGCAGACGCGCCGGAGAGGCGGGGTGgttaacagctggaggaaggctcccccccccgcccagcgcATCTGAACcgagctttcccccccccccccggcttgtgGGTTGTctgcttcttctctcccccagAGCAGCCCCTCCCTGGGCAAGTGCTGGCAAGTGGGGCTGGCTTCTTCCGTCGACCCTTCCAGGCGCCCTCTTGCTCGGCCATGTGGCAGCACCCACAAAAGACCCCGCGGGTCTCCCAAAGGGGTCTGCCTGCTGGGGATGTGGGCCCCCCAGAGGCTGCCTTTGGGGGTGCTGCTTTCTGTCACAGGGACCCTGGGGCCGGGCTCGGCTGCACGCCACCCACATCCCCTGTCTCACTGGCCGGCTGCCTCCCTCCCAGGGGGGAGAACCACAGCCCCCCCtctcccgcccgcccccccccccagctgggctcttTGGTGGTGAAAAGCGCCCTCGAGAGGCAGCTGTTGTAGGGCAGCAgtctcaaggcaagagaggggGCGGACCCTTGCCAGCCTCTGCCCATGACCCTGGGCTGGGCGCCCCACCCTGCAGGCCTCAAGGAAGGTCCAGCCACAGACAgtggtgccccctgccccaccccaccctcccctggccaCCCCTGATGAGCTGAGCCCCCGCCCCAGGCCCAGAGCTTGTTAATGCCCTTGCCACCCACCCCTGCTGGCATTGCTAATGCTGCTGCTGGCAGAGGCAGGTGAGCAGAGGCATGGGTGAGGGGGTGGATCTCCCCCCCATGGCATCAGTAGGTGAGGCCAGGGCTTGGAGGGAGGGGCGTGGACGTGGCGCAGTGGCAGAGCGGGTTCTGTTTGGCGTGCAGAAGGCAACAGGCTCAACCTCCCCGCAGCGTCTCCAGTGGAAAgcccttctctgcctgagaccctggagagcagcagctgccggtcagagtaggcaatactacCCTTGGGGTGCTGTGGGTCATTTTGTGGTTTGCAGTTTGGTTAAGAGCCTGACagacctgcatctgtggccagcctttgcagaggatcttcagatgccagccacagatgccggtgaaacgtcaggagaaaatgctactggagcacggccacacaacccCACACAACCCctgggaaaccccacagcaccccagtgattccggctgtgaaagccttcgaggaTACCCCCCTGGACAGACTgggggtctgattcagcagaggtCTACGAGCACCTTTACCTTTTGGAGAGagactgttcccccccccacccccacctctctggCCTTGGGCTTTGTGGACACAGGCAGCGCTCCTGACCTCCGTGTATCTCCTGGGGAAGAAGAGGCTGAGCTGTCCTGTTTGGCTTTGGGGACGCTGGAGCTGTGATGGcagacagtgtggtgcagtggttagagtgctgggctGGATTCTGAGAGGCCCAGGCTCGGCTCCCCACTCTGCTGGGAAGAGGGCCTCCAAGGGCCCAGCGGGATCTCTTTGCCTAGAGCCCCAGGAGTATAAATTGCATGCGGAGAGGAGAACTGGGTCCCCTGCCTCTGGgcttcctttctggggagggggctgtttccCCTGACTCCTGTGCACCCCCCCTGCCCTTGCTGAGACACAGGCCCCCAAAGCCAcatagctggggggtgggggtgggggcctgGCTTGCTCTGTGGGGGGCTTCCCTCTGGGAGCTCCTCTCCGGGAGTGGCTTCCAGGCCTGGATTGTCTCTGGGATCATGTGGGGGCCTCAAAATGGGAACAAAACAGCGGCAGCTCCGTCTGGAAGAAGAAACTCCGTCTTCATCCCTGCCTGAGAACAATGGAGGggagacatttgggggggggggagcaacttGTCACCTCTGGTCTCTGCAAGAAGGATAGCAGATTCTTCCAACCCTCCCTAGTGACCGCCCCAGCCAGAGGTAGTGCCCCTTCCATGCGGCCtggagccccccgcccccccgcagctcacgcacacacacacagagagaacaatGGAGTCTTCCCTCTTTGTGAGAAGCCTGGCACACACCCCTGCGTGCTGCGCGCACATTCCCTCACTTTCTGGGAACAACGGagcactctctccctctctcccccccaacaATAGGCATCTCTACGCCCGGCCCCTTCAGGGCTCCTTCCTCTGGCTGGGGTCTCTGGGTGAGGAAGAAAAGGGTGCCCCACCTCCTGGGTGAGAAACCTTAGCTAAGGGCACggtctcttccacctctgccGCAGAGGGCCAAAAGATTTGCTCCTCAGCTTGTCCTGGCCAAGAAGGGCTGATGCTCCCACTCTGGGCAGGGCTAAGCCAGGCGGGAAggggcttctcccccccccccccccccgccatcactctctctttctgtgcAAAACCCGAGGTGGCCGCCACAAATTCTTTCCAGGTTAGGGGGATGTGTAACATACTTCAGGGTAATTATCACGTACTTATATTTCAACAtgtttaacctcccccccccctcggctgcccttcccccctctctgaATTTTTGGATGGAAGCTcacagatttggggagggaggggggaaaggaaacaaaCCTTCTCCCCTTCCACCTGGAGCGCCTCCGTCTTTCCCAGGTGGCAGCCGGGTTCCTGGGTGCCTTctcagaggggaggggcctgggagcATCTTTGCCTTGTAGAGAGAGcgcatctcctccccccccccaactctgagCTTGGGCAGTAAAGCATTTTTCAGCTGGGGGGGCGGGCGTCTCCTTTGTTTTCATGTGTCTGGATGCAACTTTGCTACACAAGGGAGGGGGCTCTGAggtcagtccccccccccccgaggcatcATCCGTGTGGTCAGGTGGCTGAGAGTGGGGCCAGGGCCAGGATCATGACGGGCCCAACCCCCAGCATCCCGAGAGAGAGCCCCGAGAGAGAGCCCCAAGAGAGAGCCTGGCCTTGGCTCGCCAGCTGGGGTGGGGGCTCGCAGCCTGCCCGTCTTCTCCACCTGCACAGCCGGTGCCCAGAGCCCCCGTCCTGGCAAGGAAGCCCTTGACCTCCTCTGCTTAGCTTCCCTCTCAGGAGAGTGCACTCCTCATGACCCCTCAGCCCTGGGTTTCCTCATTCCCCACCTCGGCCCACCTGTGTGTggtgggagaggcttatctgcgcaccagatgtgtttccactcccactgctcctgctggccctgtgccagtcacagttctctcggaattctctcagccccacctgcctcacaaggtgccagttgtggggagaggaagggaaaggagtttgtcagcccctttgagtctccttacaggagcgaaagggggggtataaatccaaactcttcttctgtggggGCTGGTCTGCAGCAGCCCCTCCAGCCTCAGAGACGATCCTCTGCCTGGATGGGGGTGTGACATTCCAGCACAGCTGTTCTGGGGCGGCCCCCTGAGGACGGGCTGCTGGCGGGCCGCCTGGGCAGGGACGCAGCCTTTGTGTTCTTACCAGCGGGCCGCCGTTTTTGCGCAGGGCTTGAACCCGGAGTCCTGCCGCTCCCTTGGCGAGAGGAACGTCTTTGTTCACATCTTGCAACCAGCCTTCCCAGCGGAAACTTGGCAGTGGCTGAGCCCCGCAGTGGACTCCTGGAGTTGGCACCACACCGTCCCTGAGGGCGGAGTGGACATCATGATTGCACCCATTTCCCTCCACATGGGTGAGTCTCGGGCTCTCCTGCGGGAATTTCGTCCCCCTCGCAGCTGAAACAGTAGAGGACCCCCCTTGGGAGACTCGTGGGGACATATTTGGTTCGTGGAGGCGGAGAACTCTGGCACCATTCTTTCATCTGGCAAGCATGTCTGTTCTCTCCCCTGGGGAGTTTCCGGTTTTAATCTCTCCTGCAAGCCCTGTCTCTGGTGGAGAGAGTGAAGGAGCCGCCGCCACTAAAGTAGACCCATTCACCTTAACCTGGACaggccttctctctcccctgcagCCCACACTGGCCGCGGCTCTCCGGGGTCTCCAGCACAGAAAGGTCTTTGCTGGTGGGGCTTGCAGGGGTCGATCTCAGGCCCTCCCCCCGCACTTCAGCTCCTCCCAGCATCAGTGGGGCTGCTCCAGTGTAAGCCGCCTCTGGGATCGAGGCCTTCTTCGTTCAGTGGAGCCAGTTTTTCAGCCGGAACTTGTGTGCGACGGAGACTTGGGCTCTtttgttgtctgtctgtctgttgcaCAATTGCACTCTTGTGTGCCAAGTGGTGTCAACGGGTTCTTGGGGAAGTGGTTGTGTAACTCACCTGCAAGACGCTGAGAAGACGGCTTCTGTCAAGGAGGGTGACGGGAGTCAGCCCTGCCCGTCTGTGCCTCAGCAAGACCCTGCGTGTCCCATCCCCCCTCGTCCGCCCCCCGCGGAGTTCCCTCCCAGGGCCCTGCCAGGCATGTCTGGGAGCAGCCAGATCAGTCCTGctctgggttgccaactctgggctggggaattccgggggatttggggtggggtgggggaagctttggaaggaaaggcagaggTGTACAGCCTATAGGGTGGCGGTTTTAGTGCCTGGGACAAGCACCAGCCTTgtcagctctgccagcatggccaattggccatgctggcaggggctgatgggaattgtagtccataacatctggagtgccaaaggttcgccatcactggcctatagaGACATGGGGTCACGCaggtccccgggcgcacgccttttggtcacatgggggggcaccggGTACCCCCATAACTGAAACGGCGTGCACCCCAGTCACAtgctgccgagccctgccccccggcctctgtgcaggtgGGCTCCAGGTGTCCCTGAGTCCTACACCCTGAGCTCCGCCCCCACTCAGGCTGGCTCAGGGGATGCCAGGAggcggcctgcacggaggccagggggcggggctccatGCCCCAAACCACGCCCCTGAGCGCGTGGGGGAGGAGTTgcctggagaaggtgttgtctcCAGGTGCGATTTCCCCCTGATATACCTCTGAGGAAGGGCTTGGGAAGAGGGGGGACCTCAGCATCCAACGCAGCCCTTTTTGCCAGCAGGACTAAACCCCCTCATCTGGGGGGCTCCAGGTCCTATCCAGATGTTGGCCGCACTCCGGCTCCCCCACCTGCAGGGCCAAACCCCGCCCCTCTCTTTGCCATCTGAAGCCCTGCTATTGTTGGCTGGCTTTGCTTTCAGTCAAAACAACGACAGGAAGTGCAAACAGGGCAGTGTGGAGAGCCAGCCGGGTCTCGTGCTTCAGCGTGTGAGACGAGCGTCTGGGGGATCCAGGCTCGaatcctgagtgaccttggaccactcatACACGCTCAGCacaacctaccttgcagggttcttGGGGAGATAATATGGAGGGGGGGGAACAATACATGCCACTTTGGGTGGGGTGTTAAtgaatgaaatgcacaaataatttaataaaccGTGCAAGACAGAGAAGGCAGCCGGGCTGTGAGATCTCCGATCAAGcggcctcctcccttcctccctgttcCGAGGCAGAACGACGGCCGTCCAATTTGTTTCATGCGGGCCTCTGTTATGCAGGGAATTACCTGCCCCCTCGTACCTGAAGTTGTGAACAACTCAGGTACTGCGACCGTGTGCGGTATAAGGAAGAGCACCGCAAGATCAAATTGGGTGTGATGTACGCAGCTGTGTTTATTGTACAAAGGCACGTTTCTGAACTGCTGAGGacatttttgggaggggggcagtcaATAAACCACTGGGAGCAAACAAACACTGGGAGCCCCCCGCCCAAAAGCAGCCAGAAgtcctgctgccccccctccccacgcagCGGCTCTTCTTCAAACCTGCCAGATCACCACTTTCGAAGGCGCCTTCTGCCACGCTCggcgctgcccccccccatggtgcccccccatggcagAGCCACTTCCTCCtggggctcctgccctcctggcGTTCTGGGCAGGGCCAGACCAAGGGCTCTTGGCCCCCGAGGTTCATGTCTTCACCTCTCACCTGCCCCACAGGGAAGCCACCGTTGCCTCCCATCTCCAGCAAGGCTGCCCTcatccccctctcctcccaccctccctggggCTACGGCTGGCCAGAATGCCCCCCTAACCAAAAGGGGCAGAGGGGGAGACCCAAAGGGCCCCGCCACCCTCCGTGGGCAAGTCCGTCGAGCCTCTGACTCCCAGCGGGGTGCTCCTGACCAGCCCCGGCCGGCTTACAAAgaacccctggggggggggggggtcaggaggcAGAGGCCAGGCTGCAGGCCAAGCGGCTCAGTCACGGGCTTGTCCCTCGCAGGGGTCAACGTGATGCTCCGGAAGATCGCCGTGGCTGCAGCCTCCAAGCCGGCCGTGGAGATCAAGCAGGACGGGGAGCGCTTCTACATCAAGACCTCGACCACGGTGCGCACCACGGAGATCTCCTTCAAGGTTGGCGAAGAATTCGAGGAGCAGACGGTGGACGGGCGGCCCTGCAAGGTGAGCGGGGAGGAGAGGCACCCTgcgctgggtgggggtgggggcactcagGATTTCTGCTAGAAACCGCCACTTGCCCACGGCTCTGCTGAGGGGCCGTCTGCACCCAAGAGAGGCAGGACTcctgccacggctgctcctgGTCCCCCAGGCCTGTCTCTTGCTGTCAATGAACTCAGCCATGCCTGGGACCTCCATTGGGTGGGGCGCCCCTGTCTCCCTAAGCACAACGTGGGCAGAAGTGTCCCTCTCTGGGCCAGTCCGTGGCTTCCAAGTAGTtctgccagcctgcaggtgggacctGGCGATCTCTTGGGATGACAGTctggatctccagactgcagagagcaATCCCTCCCCCTTGAGGGAAATGGTTGATTCTATAGCATCACACCCAGCTATACTCCTCCACATCCATTCTCAAatgtccgtccttccttccttccttccttccttccttccttccttccttccttccttccttccttccttccttccttccttccttccttccttccttccttccttccttccttccttccttccttccttccttccttccttccttccttccttccttccttccttccttccttccttccttccagagcTTGGCCAAATGGGAGAGTGACAATAAGATGGTCTGTGAGCAGCGGCTGCtgaagggggaagggcccaaGACCGGCTGGTCCCGAGAAATGACCAACGATGGGGATCTCATCCTGGTGAGGAccactctctctcccctccacccccccccgccaggaCCCCTCCTCcactcaggccccaccccctccccttccttcaaaTTCTGTGTCACATAAAAATATCAGAAAAGCCCTGTGggatcagactggtggtccaCCTAGTCTCAGGCTGAGGCCATGGGGCCAGAAATAGGGCCCAAAGGCTGAGACCTTGCCCTGATGcggcctcctggcactgggactCACAGGTTGACTGTCTCTGGaggtggaggttcccttcagccCTCATGGCTAGCAGCCACAGACAGACTTCCCCTCCATCAAtatgtctaatctccttttaaaaccatgaGGATCCTGACAAGCACAACGAAGCGGGTCACAGTGGGAAGACCACCCAAATTAGTGGCAGCAAAATTTGCAGGGGCAACTTCGACACAGACCCAGAATCCTCTGACCAGCTCTTGCTGTCTCTGCAGATGCACTCGGGATGTGTTTGCAAGTCAACCGAGTGCCCACGCACGCAGCAATGTGGCCCCCACACACTTCCTTTGcctcaccccccccttccccatagaGGACTTTTCAGGCATTTTAACAATGGCAATCAGCAAATTACTATCGTGTTCAAATGATCACTCTGTTGGGTCCTCCGCAGCTTTGATTGCAAGAAACGAAGCAAATTTGAGGCCCTGCTGGGTGCCCAGATAGCCGGACGGAGGCAGATTTCAGTAACAAGAAGCGCGCGAGGCTTTCAGAAAATTAAAACGGGGCATTCAGAGGAGTTAGTCAATGGATTGTTATAGAGCTATAGCAATATGTCAATTTTGGATTTTAAAGTCCAAAGGGGTGACCtccgggggtggggcacagtGGCCGGGGTGGGGCCAAGAAGGCATGAAAAATGGAGCCACCACgggtgagaccccccccccccgtttgctgCTTCTGGCCCTTGATGggcatgggggaggagaggagagaatttGGGGGCTGAGCTTGTggatccccccccacccagtgctcataggaaggaggggggtgggatgCCAGAGGGGACAGAggctggggccggggggggggtgaagggagCTGTCCCAACTGCCCCCCCATCTGTGCCAGGAGCCTGGGATGGCATCGGAGGCAGATTGGAGATGCAGCTCTGACCctcattcctttcctcttcttctccccagaCCATGACTGCGGACGATGTGGTGTGCACCAGGATCTACACCCGGGAGTGaagcctgtttgtgtgtgtgtgtgtgtgggagagagagagagagagaatagggccccgggggggtgggggtggcgtggTCTCTGTCTTGGGACCATGAGCTCTATTGTCCAAACCCCACGGCCATCtagggcagtggggggagggggtgtccatCAACAACAGACAGAGGCTGCCCCTGTTTGGAAAAGGAGCCGTGGAGTCTGGGATCGGACCTGGGGATCGGGAGGCGGGGGGGGCTCCTTTTCTCAGCTGCCCTCAGTCTGGAATGAGGtcttcccattcccccccccaccccaagtgaaTCAGCAGGCTGGGCTCAGCCACCTTTTTGGGGCCAGTCACTTTTcatgaaatgccccccccccccggggtctcccccgccccccaagaactGCTCGGATTTTGTTTTTGCCAAACGGACACATATCTcccccccgtgtgtgtgtgtgtgtgtgtgtgcgcccccTCCACACTGAATTCTTGTGGGAAAGGAGACGCGCTCAGCTGGGAGTCAGCCGGCCCCAC from Sphaerodactylus townsendi isolate TG3544 linkage group LG01, MPM_Stown_v2.3, whole genome shotgun sequence harbors:
- the CRABP2 gene encoding cellular retinoic acid-binding protein 2, giving the protein MPNFSGHWKMKSSENFEDLLKALGVNVMLRKIAVAAASKPAVEIKQDGERFYIKTSTTVRTTEISFKVGEEFEEQTVDGRPCKSLAKWESDNKMVCEQRLLKGEGPKTGWSREMTNDGDLILTMTADDVVCTRIYTRE